The Thioclava sp. GXIMD4216 genome contains the following window.
TGCGGGCATGACCGATGCGGATGTGCACGCGCTCTACAGCTATCTGATGCAACAGGTGCAGCCGGTTGATGTCGCGCCTGCGCAGCAGACACAGCTTGGCTTCCCCTATGACCAGCGCTGGCTGATGGCGGGCTGGAACCTGATGTTTGCCGGCGGCACACCGGCACAGGCCGCCGATGTCGCACCAGGTGCCGAGGGGCGCGGGGCCTATCTGGTCAATGTGCTGGGGCACTGCCAGACCTGCCATACCCCGCGCAACCTGCTGATGGGCGAGACCTCTTCGGCCTATCTGGGCGGGGCGGATCTGAATGGCTGGCACGCCCCCAATATCACCTCCGACAAGATTTCGGGGATCGGCGGCTGGAGCAAGGACGAGATCGTGTCCTACCTGCGCAGCGGGGCCGCACATGGCAAGGCACAGGCGGGCGGCGCAATGGCCGAAGCCGTCGGGAAAAGCTTCCGTCACCTTTCGGATGCCGATCTCGAGGCGATTGCGGACTATCTGAAAACCGTGCCGGCCATCCATGCCGAGGGCCAGACCATTCCCTCTTATGGCGTGACCAAGGCGGCAGATGTGCAGATGATGGCCTTTGATGCGCCCATCGATCACGCGCCGCGGGCTATGGCCGATGGCAGCTCGACCGACGGGGCCGAGATCTATGCGGGCGCCTGCTCGAGCTGCCACCAGCTGGACGGCGCAGGTACCGCAGACCAGTTCTACCCCTCGCTGAGTGCCAATTCTGCAACGGGCGGGCTGTCGGCGGCCAATCTTGTGATGGCCGTGACCAATGGCATCCATCGCGAGACCAATGGCTATACTGTCTCGATGCCCGCCTTTGGCGACACGCTCAGCGATCCGCAGATCGCGGCGGTCTCGAACTATGTCCTGACCAGCTTCGGCAACAAGGATCTCAGCGTTACCGCACAGGATGTGGCCCAGATGAAAGCCGGTGGTCCCACGCCTTGGCTGCTGCGCGCCACACCTTGGTTGCTGGGCGGGGCCGTGCTTGTTCTGGTGCTGCTTCTGGCGGCTCTGATCGGTGTGATCCGCCGCAAACGCTAACGGGTCTGCTGGCCTCCGGTCATCGCCGGAGGCCACGCGCTCCCCAAAAACACAAGCCCGAACGCGCAGGACAAACGGCGCGTTCGGGCTTTTTCATAGGCAGTCCCATACGCCTTTGGCAGCTCCGGAGGGCGTTTGCGAAAACTCTGCACAAGCACCCTGCCCGAAGACCGCGCGAGGTGCAAACCGCCCTCCTGCCCGCCATGACAGGGCAAGAAGGCTCGTTGTGTCCAAATGCCGGAAGGCCCGCAAACGGCGCCTGCCTCACGCTCAGGTAGCGATCGCCCAGCCCGCAGCCGCCAGCACCTGCCGGATGAACGGCCCGACAGACCCCCACCAATACCACGTCGCCAAAGCGGTGATCGCCCAGCCCAAGGCCAGCGCACCGATATCACCGATCGGGTCCCATGCCTGATAGCGCCGCAGAAGCTTGGCGCGGAACGGATAGACGCACAGCACCACGCCGACCGGCGCGAAGATCGCCCCCAGCAGGCCGAACCACGCCACGCCCACCAGCAAAAACACCAGTTGCAGCGCGGCAGACAGCGAGGTCAGGAAGAAGTGGTTGCGGCTGTCGCCTTTCGACAGATAGGCCCCGTCATACATCGACACAGAGATCTGTGCCGCCATAGAGAACCCCATCAGCACCACGATCGGACCGGCCTTGATGTATCGCTCGTCATACATCACGCCGATCAGCCCGACCCCGCCCAACGAAATCGCGCAGGCCAGACAGAGCGTGAACAGCCGTGTCAGCCGCCGCGCCCGATGGACCTTGCGGCGGTTCTCTGCGGATTGATCCATCGGAAAACGGCGATAGAGCGGGAAGATCACCTTGCCGCCCGCCTGCTGCGCCAGCAGAAGCGGGATGCTGGCCACCGTATAGGCAATCGTGTAGATCCCCAGATCGCCCAGCGGAATATGCGCCCCCAGAATGGCACGGTCGCTCTGGTTGACGATGAAACCGGCAATCGAGCTGAGAAAGATGAACTTGCCGAAACGGATCAGCTCCTGCGCGGCGGGTTTGTCCCAATGGAAGCGGTTCGCAGGGCCCTTGAGCATGACATGCTGCGCCGAAACCTTGAACACCGCGGCGCAGACCCCGCCAATCACCAGCGCCCAGACATCGCGCCAGATGAACGTCAGCACGACCGTCACAATCAGCCCTGCAAATTGCGCGGCCAGCTCGGTCATCACCTGCACACCAATCTGCAGGTTCCGGTTGGCCACGGCGATCTTGGTGGTGGTGAAGCCCGTGATCACCGCCGTCAGGGCCGCGACCGGCATCAGCTCCATCAGGCGCGGCTCGTGGTAAAGCTGGGCGGCAGGCCATGCCAGAGTGCAGGCAATGGCCCAAAGCAGCACCCCGCGCAGGATCTGCACGGTCCAGGCGGTGTTCAGGAACTCGGGCTCTTCCCCGCGTTTGTTCTGGATGATCGAGGCGTTGATCCCCAGATCGGAAAACATCTGCAGGCCGGTCAGGAACACCTGCACCAACGCCATAAGGCCGAACGCTTCCGGATAGAGAAGCCGCGTCAGGATCAGGTTCGAGCCAAGCCGCAGCACATTCTGCCCGCCGAACCCGACAACCACAAAAGCCGAAGACCGCATCGACCGCGCCTTGACGCTATCGCCCCGGATGAGCTCTCCGATTTTGCCGCGCATGGATATTCCTTTTCATGGTCCCCGCAATTTCCGGGGGCTGCCGTTCTGAAATCTTGGTAAGCTTTTCATCCGCTTTCACGGCGGGGACAAGGCCTGCCGCGCGCCCGATCACCCTTGCGCAGCGTCAAATACGTAAACAAAAGCCTCTGCCGGTGGTAGATCGGCGATATTCAGCCTCAATTTTCCGCTTTTGTCGGAAACAAGGTCCGGTTGTGGCTCCGCCACCAGCTTCGCCTCGGGGGCCAGATAGTTGCTGGCCCGATATCCACCCTCCATCCGGTAGCGCGTCACCTTGGGGCCGGTGCCTGCGGGCAGATCCACCGTCAGGGCCAGATGGCCATCCTGACCTTTCGGGATCTGCGGCAGCAGGCGCGAGGTCACCACCACCACCAGACGCGACCCGCGGCGCAGCGCATAGGCCCCGACCATCGGCACATCCTCACGTGCGGCCCGCCGCGCCATTTTGGGGATATCCATGCGGGGCAGGTCCGTGCCACGCACCTCCAGCATCTGCGCCCCCCCGGCCTCCGGCCCCTCCAGCACCAGCCGGTTGATCAGGGCCAGCCAGTCCCATGACGGATAGGCCTGCCCGCCATGATCCCAGCGCGCATGCGACGACCATGTGCGCCCTTCGCCGAAGGTAAAGAAATTCTGCACCTTATAGCCATCCGCAGCCTGCAGCAGAAACGCATCCAGCGTCGCAGTGCCCGCCACCACCCCTTTCATCGCCAGTTCCTGCTGGGCGGCCTGATCGGCACTGACCTTCCGCCCGTTCAGCCCGTTGATCGTATAGCCCGGCCCGGCCTCATAAGTCCCCAGAGCCAAGGGCCGTTTCCGTCCGCGGTCCAGCTGGCGCAGATCCTTCCCGTAGCGCTGCGCATTCGGCCCCCCCATCTGTGGCCCGAAACTGAGAATGGTCGCGAAATTGGCATCATTCGGGCGGACCACGCCCTCGCCCTGATCCCAACCGCCGATATATTCGGCATGGGTCAGCTCGGCGCTATGCGGCGAATGCGCGGCGGCATCCGGCCCGTAATCGCTGCCATTGAACCCGCCCAGCACAGGGATCAGCTCGGGTTCCAGCGCGGCCCAATAGGGGCTCTGGCGCAAGATGGACAGCACATATTCCTGATAAAGCCCGTAGACATCGCCATTGGAATACTGCGCACCGGTTGTGGCATCGCGCATCTTCGGAAAGGTCCAGGGCGCAAAAAGCCGGTTCCATGTCTCGTTGCCCAATTCCAGCCGGATATGCGGGAAACTGTCGGTCCACGGGGCAGGATGGCCTTGGGCTGCGCGCTTGTCTGCCATCGGGCCCGCGCCCTCCGGCCCTGCCAGATATTCCGCCAGCCCCAGCCATTCCGCGCGGGACAGATGCGGTTCGATCTGGAGCCAGGGCGACATGCCCGCCGCCGCAATCCCCTTGAGGCTCTGGTCCAGTGTCGCCGTTCCGGGCAGATTGCTGGACCCGCCGGTATTGGTCAGTTGCGCCAGATCATAGCTATCGCGCCCCGTGCGCACCAAAGCATGGGTACGCAGATCCGACATACCCGACAGCTTCAGACGCGCCAGATCTTCGGGGCTCCAGTCCAGAAAACCCGCATCGGTGGCATAGATCCGCAGATTGTCCAGATCGACAGCCCCCTGCCCCGAAAGTTCCAGCTGGATCGCGCCGGGCTTGTCGCCCTGATAGATGCGGTCGGGGCGGAACTCGACGCTATAGCGCGTCCAGCCATCCTTGATCTGCAATGCGGCGGGCAGGCCCGTCACGCCCAGCTTGGCCAGCGGCCCCTGCAGGACAAATCGCGCCTTCACCCCCGGATCGGCACGCATCCAGACTTCGGCGCGATAGGTCTTTTCGGGGTTGAGCACCGGATAGAACGCCTGCCCCGCACCGGAATGGTTGTAATTGCCCAAAGCGGTTTTGCCGCCCGTAAGATCAAGGTGCAGATAGCTCTGGCCGCCAGCGCCTGCCGCCATACCGGCGGGCTGCTTGCCATCCCACATGCGCAGAGACCACGGCTGGCGGCCCTCCCATAAGGCCCGCCCGATCCCGTTTGGCGCAAGCAGACGACGGGCGGGCCAAGAGGTCCATTCGGCATCGGTGACAAGCGCATCGCGCCCGCGCCCCGCAAGATTGGCACGCACGATCACCAGATCTCCGGCCTTCACCGAGGCCCCTGCCTTGTCAAAGACCAGCGCATAGCCCTTCTGGGCCTCGGGGGCCGTGTCCGAGCTTTCGACCACATAGCCTGTCGCGCCGCTCTGGGCCGCCCAGCTGAGCTGCGCCAGACCGGAGGCGGTCAGCCGCGCCGCCAGACGCGGTGCCGAAAGCCGTGACGCATGATCCATGCGCAGGTCCGCCCTGGCCAGTTGGGGACGCGGTGCCTTACCTGCAGTTTTGGGCACATTCACCACCGCGACATTGGACGGCTCCGACAGGCGCCCCGCCGCATCCACCGCACGCAGCCGGAAATATCGCGCCGATCCGGGGCGGGCGTCCTGTCCCAGATCCAGTTGCACACTGGTCTGCGTGCCGCGCAGCATCCGTCCCTCCGCCAGCGGCAGGAACCCGCTGGCATGGAACCCGCCCTGCGCCACATGCCCCAGCCGCACCGAGCGGAACTGGCCGTTCTCGATCCGCAGCACTTCAAGCTCGGCCCCGTCCAGCGCCCCGTCACGCAGGAGGCCATTGGCCGAAATCTTGGCGGGGTCCGCACTCACCCGATCCGTGGCATCCCGTGTTGCCGTCAACATGGTGCGGTAGATCGTGGGTTCGAACCCCATCGGTGCCAGATCCGCGCCATTGCCGAAATCGCCCACCGTCGCGGTAAAGGGGTGCAGATCCTGCTGCAGCACCTGCGGGCTTACCGTGATCTCCGGTCCGGCATGGACCGCCCCCGCCAGAACACTCCCCGACAGAACGCCGCCCGCCAGCAGCCCGCCCAGCGAAACGGCCCCGAGAACCAGATGCCGGAGGCCATACCAGACCCGCCCGCCATCAGGCAGACGGGGCATACGGGAAAAACCGGACAGGGAAAGGCGCGACAGGATCATGGGGCATTCCAGAAAGCAGAGCGAAAGAGCGACAAACAAAAAGCACATAGGACCGGTCGGCAGAGCAGCAAGACCGCTTGCCTCCCCGCCTGCAAAGGTCACAGCTTTCCACGCGTCCGCGCGATTGTAAACGCGCAAAGGGTGCGGTTTCCCGCACCCTCACCTGCCGTTGATCGCCCTTGATAAGACCGCCTGATCCGGTCGGAGCACGGCGCAAAGCCGCCCTCTTCGCGCTATTCGAAAATCCAGTCGGCATCTTCGAGGCTGCATCCCGCAAACAGGATCGAATCCGTGCCGTTGCTTAGCAAAAGCCCCTCATCCGTCTCGCTCAGAGCCGAGGCAAGATCGGAAACGCCTTCCATGAAATCGCGCAGGATCAGGATATCCTCATCGGTGAAATCGGTGATGGTATCCTGCCCCGTGCCCTGATCGAAGATGAACTGGTCCACCCCCGCACCGCCGGTCAGCAGATCATCGCCCGTGCCGCCCACCAGACCGTCGGCACCGTCGCCGCCCAACAGGGTGTCATTGCCCCCGCCGCCCTGTATCCAGTCGTTATCAGCGCCGCCATCCACAAAGTCATTGCCGTCGGACGTGTTGATCGTATCGTTGCCCGCCCCGCCATAGACCACATCATCGGCACTGCGCATGTTGAAGCTATCCGCCCCCTGCGAACCGATGACCTGATCCACATCCAAAGCCACATCCCCCAGCATCTGCGCGGTGATCAACGCGCTGCTGGTCAGGGCCACCTTGCCGGAATCAAGGCTGTTTTCATTGGTCGTCCAGTAGCTGATCCCGAATTCCTGCCCGTCCACCGTCGCGGTACTGCCCCTTTCGGCGTAGAAATAGTTCTGCGAATCCTGCAACCCCAATTCCTTGCCAAGCGCGCTATAGCGGTTGATCGCGCTGATCGACTGCCCTTCGGTGAGATCCGACAGATCCAGAATATTTTCCGTGGCCACCACTTCGGTCTCGTCAGCCAGCGGTTCGTTGACTGCGGTCGATCCGGCCTCCTCGACAAGCGCTGCGGCCACCAGATCCGGCTCTGCGGCGGCAATCTCGACATCCAGACCCACGACAGTATCGTCGAACTGCAATTCCTCGACATCGCGGATGTAGTCCAGCCCGTCGGCCCCCTCGACCAGATAGACGCCATCGCCCTCGGCGGTGATGGTGTAATCGGCAAAGTTCCCCGACAGGATCAGACGGTCCGTGCCTTCCCCGCCATTGATGCCGTCATTGCCCGCGCCGCCCACAAATGTGTCATCGCCATCGCCACCAATCAGGTAATCCTCCTGATCGGTGCCGATCAGAATGTCATCCTCGGCGGTGCCGCGGGCCACGATCCCCTGCAGATATTGCGTGCCGCCGGTGGCTTCCCACCATGTATCGCTGATCTCGTTCAGCTCGGTCAGCAGATCGGCGCGTTCATTGCTGTCGGAGAGGTTGGCATAAAGCCCCCAAGAGCCATAGGCCGTCACCGTCGAGGCTTCCTGATACTGCATAAAGGGCCCGTCGGACACAGCGGACCACAGGTCGAACGCGGTCTGATACATCTCGGCCATTTCCGGCGTGCGCACCAGTTCGGCCATGAAATCGATCAGGAGGGTCCGCTCGTCGGCGCTCAACCCCGTGGTCGAGAACCAGCTGAACAGATGCTGCCCGCCCTCATAGGCCACAAGTTCCAGCCCCGCATCATGAGCAAGCTCGGCCTGCTTGGCCCAAGCCGCTGCCAGCGTCGGGATCGAATAGCTTTGTGACGGGTCCATCGTCAGCGCGACGATATAATCGATCGCCGCCTGCGTGCCCTGCGTCTGCAGCAAATCCAGCACCGCGGTGCGCCCCGCAGTGGTCTGCAGCGGGTTGGTGCCGAAGTAATTGGTGATCGCGAATTCCTCGAACAGCTCGGACGGATCGACATAGGCATCCGGCTCGTTCTCGGCCCAGGCCGAGGCCTCCAGCAAGCGGGCCGTGCGCCATGTGTTATTAGCCTGACCGGACAGCACATTGACCAGACGGTCATCGGCCTCCTCGCCAAAGACCTCCTCCCAGATCTGCGCCACCTGACTGGCCATCTTCACATAATAGGCATCCTTGGCTTCCTGCCCGGTCAGCCCCCATTCGGACAGGGCCTGCTCGGCCAGCCACGCATTGACGGCGTAATCGGTGTTCCAGGCCTCGTTCGAATATTCCACCCGCACCACCAGATCCGGATCGAGATTGTCGCGCACATATTCCGCAAAGGCGCGGATATAGCTCTCATCCGCCAGATAGGGGATGGAAAACCACGGGTCCGCCCCGACCTCATTGGCCAGCCGCACCATATCCTCCAGCGAGGCATCGGTGGTCAGCCCGCGCTCGTCGGTGGAAATCTTGAGATCCTCCACCGTGACCGCCGTCGAGCTGTTGGTGTTGAGCCAGTCCATGAAGCGCAACTGGCGGGCATCGTCGATCAGGTTGATCCAGTCGGGGTTATAGACCGCCCCTGCCTGAAACAGATCATAATTCTCCTCGGCCACCACAGTGACATCACGGATGTAATCGCCCGTGCCTTCGGGGTCGGTCTCGGTGATGGTCAGGGTCCAGCTGTTTCCGGACACATTCTCGAAGACAATCTTGCCATCCTCGTTCGACAGGATCGTCACATCGCCCTGAAGTTTCAGCGTCCCCTCGCCCTCGTATTCCACGATATAGACGCCGGCCCGTTGCTCGGCCAGGGCCGCATCCGCCGTCGAGGAGGTGGTCCAGTCGAACACCGTACCGATCCCGTCCGCCCCTTCGGGAATTTCCGTAGGCCAGCCGTTCTCGTCGAAAATACCTGCCTCGATCGCCTCCGACAGGCTACCTCCACCCCAGACACCGTCTTCATGGACAAGCCATTGCCGCATCATCTTCATCTGATCGAGAAACTGCGAGGCAGAATTCCAATCGGTGATACGCGACAAATTGAAAGCCAGTGTCGGATTATCATTTCCGGTCGCGGAAATGGTCGAATAGCTCGTCATCGGGCAGGCCCTTTCTGGTCTCGGAACAAGGAGTGGTTTCAAAATCCGTGAGACGCAGGCGCACCGGTGGAGATACGTCTACGTGAGAACAGGCTGCATGCGCGCGGCGCTAAAGCCGCGTCATGTTCGTGGCGATTATTGGGCGGATCGCGACAATTAATCCAAACTATGCGCGTATTTTCTGCAGTATGGATATGCCTTTTGCATCCTCAGGTTGTGCGCCGCAACCGAGTAGATATTACGCAAAAGCCAATAAAAAAAGGGCCATGCCGCGACGGCATGACCCCCTTTTTTGCAATTTCCATCATCAGCCCATATGGTCGGATACGCGTTCCATAACCGAAGGCACCAGA
Protein-coding sequences here:
- a CDS encoding cytochrome c, which encodes MRYSLVLPLVLAGALPAAADGLYTGGPDAAPDLVQRIADDSTLGTEALLSPEGDLIAQGRYIATAADCAACHTAPGGKDMAGGYAIASPMGAIIASNITPSKEFGIGNWSEEQFAKALRQGVAPDGHLYPAMPYTAYAGMTDADVHALYSYLMQQVQPVDVAPAQQTQLGFPYDQRWLMAGWNLMFAGGTPAQAADVAPGAEGRGAYLVNVLGHCQTCHTPRNLLMGETSSAYLGGADLNGWHAPNITSDKISGIGGWSKDEIVSYLRSGAAHGKAQAGGAMAEAVGKSFRHLSDADLEAIADYLKTVPAIHAEGQTIPSYGVTKAADVQMMAFDAPIDHAPRAMADGSSTDGAEIYAGACSSCHQLDGAGTADQFYPSLSANSATGGLSAANLVMAVTNGIHRETNGYTVSMPAFGDTLSDPQIAAVSNYVLTSFGNKDLSVTAQDVAQMKAGGPTPWLLRATPWLLGGAVLVLVLLLAALIGVIRRKR
- a CDS encoding oligosaccharide flippase family protein, with the protein product MRGKIGELIRGDSVKARSMRSSAFVVVGFGGQNVLRLGSNLILTRLLYPEAFGLMALVQVFLTGLQMFSDLGINASIIQNKRGEEPEFLNTAWTVQILRGVLLWAIACTLAWPAAQLYHEPRLMELMPVAALTAVITGFTTTKIAVANRNLQIGVQVMTELAAQFAGLIVTVVLTFIWRDVWALVIGGVCAAVFKVSAQHVMLKGPANRFHWDKPAAQELIRFGKFIFLSSIAGFIVNQSDRAILGAHIPLGDLGIYTIAYTVASIPLLLAQQAGGKVIFPLYRRFPMDQSAENRRKVHRARRLTRLFTLCLACAISLGGVGLIGVMYDERYIKAGPIVVLMGFSMAAQISVSMYDGAYLSKGDSRNHFFLTSLSAALQLVFLLVGVAWFGLLGAIFAPVGVVLCVYPFRAKLLRRYQAWDPIGDIGALALGWAITALATWYWWGSVGPFIRQVLAAAGWAIAT
- a CDS encoding calcium-binding protein, translated to MTSYSTISATGNDNPTLAFNLSRITDWNSASQFLDQMKMMRQWLVHEDGVWGGGSLSEAIEAGIFDENGWPTEIPEGADGIGTVFDWTTSSTADAALAEQRAGVYIVEYEGEGTLKLQGDVTILSNEDGKIVFENVSGNSWTLTITETDPEGTGDYIRDVTVVAEENYDLFQAGAVYNPDWINLIDDARQLRFMDWLNTNSSTAVTVEDLKISTDERGLTTDASLEDMVRLANEVGADPWFSIPYLADESYIRAFAEYVRDNLDPDLVVRVEYSNEAWNTDYAVNAWLAEQALSEWGLTGQEAKDAYYVKMASQVAQIWEEVFGEEADDRLVNVLSGQANNTWRTARLLEASAWAENEPDAYVDPSELFEEFAITNYFGTNPLQTTAGRTAVLDLLQTQGTQAAIDYIVALTMDPSQSYSIPTLAAAWAKQAELAHDAGLELVAYEGGQHLFSWFSTTGLSADERTLLIDFMAELVRTPEMAEMYQTAFDLWSAVSDGPFMQYQEASTVTAYGSWGLYANLSDSNERADLLTELNEISDTWWEATGGTQYLQGIVARGTAEDDILIGTDQEDYLIGGDGDDTFVGGAGNDGINGGEGTDRLILSGNFADYTITAEGDGVYLVEGADGLDYIRDVEELQFDDTVVGLDVEIAAAEPDLVAAALVEEAGSTAVNEPLADETEVVATENILDLSDLTEGQSISAINRYSALGKELGLQDSQNYFYAERGSTATVDGQEFGISYWTTNENSLDSGKVALTSSALITAQMLGDVALDVDQVIGSQGADSFNMRSADDVVYGGAGNDTINTSDGNDFVDGGADNDWIQGGGGNDTLLGGDGADGLVGGTGDDLLTGGAGVDQFIFDQGTGQDTITDFTDEDILILRDFMEGVSDLASALSETDEGLLLSNGTDSILFAGCSLEDADWIFE